The Dokdonella koreensis DS-123 genome has a segment encoding these proteins:
- a CDS encoding ABC-F family ATP-binding cassette domain-containing protein: MANPFLALESASYVLPDGRLLFSGLTEQFDLRPTGLVGRNGVGKSVLARLLAGQLQPSAGRCLRSGSAYYLPQHLPFDAAATVADLAGVAATVAALGRIEAGSAAAADFEAVGERWDVRQRLAQALDQGGLGHLDAHTPAHTLSGGQVLRVMLAGAFVSDADFLILDEPSNHLDRSGRAALAEHMQCWTRGLLLVSHDRALLDRMTRTVELSSLGLKSYGGGYAFYAQHKAAERAGALAQLDRQKGEQRREERALRAQRERQDRRQARGDRHGREANQAPILLGRRKERSESTAGKLRLQQAAARDALAARVREAARQVEQDAPIALHAPAADAGPRRVAVLDAAVLPFGPSALRQIDWILTGGQRVGVVGPNGCGKSTLLKLVAGRLAPAAGRCERAVATAYLDQSLADLDPQRTALEHLRAANDREAEDVLRTRLAQAGLDARTIHVPTGALSGGERLKAALACAIHADPPAQLLLLDEPSNHLDLAAVEALEVMLRQYPGTLVVVSHDDRFLDQLALTTRLAATPHGWRLAPW; encoded by the coding sequence ATGGCGAATCCGTTCCTGGCGCTGGAAAGCGCGTCCTACGTCCTGCCCGACGGCAGGCTCCTGTTCTCCGGTCTCACCGAGCAGTTCGACCTGCGCCCCACCGGGCTGGTCGGGCGCAACGGTGTCGGCAAGAGCGTGCTCGCACGCCTGCTGGCCGGCCAGCTGCAGCCCTCGGCCGGCCGCTGCCTGCGCTCGGGTAGCGCGTACTACCTGCCGCAACACCTGCCCTTCGACGCGGCAGCCACCGTGGCGGACCTGGCCGGTGTCGCGGCGACCGTCGCGGCCCTGGGGCGCATCGAGGCGGGCAGCGCGGCCGCGGCCGATTTCGAGGCGGTCGGCGAGCGCTGGGACGTCCGCCAGCGCCTGGCGCAGGCGCTCGACCAGGGCGGCCTCGGGCACCTGGACGCACACACGCCGGCGCACACGCTGAGCGGCGGCCAGGTCCTGCGCGTGATGCTGGCCGGCGCCTTCGTGTCCGATGCGGATTTCCTGATCCTCGACGAGCCGAGCAATCACCTGGACCGCTCCGGCCGCGCGGCGCTGGCCGAGCACATGCAGTGCTGGACGCGCGGGCTGCTGCTGGTCAGCCACGACCGCGCGCTGCTGGACCGGATGACGCGTACGGTCGAGTTGTCGTCGCTGGGTCTCAAGAGCTACGGCGGCGGCTATGCGTTCTACGCGCAGCACAAGGCCGCCGAGCGCGCCGGTGCGCTCGCGCAGCTGGACCGGCAGAAGGGCGAGCAGCGGCGCGAGGAGCGCGCCTTGCGCGCGCAGCGCGAGCGGCAGGACCGGCGCCAGGCGCGTGGCGACCGGCACGGGCGCGAGGCCAACCAGGCCCCGATCCTGCTGGGCCGCCGGAAGGAGCGCAGCGAAAGCACCGCCGGCAAGCTGCGGCTGCAGCAGGCGGCCGCGCGCGATGCGCTGGCCGCGCGCGTGCGCGAAGCGGCGCGCCAGGTCGAGCAGGACGCACCGATCGCGCTGCACGCACCGGCGGCGGATGCCGGACCGCGCCGCGTGGCGGTGCTCGATGCGGCCGTGCTGCCGTTCGGGCCGTCGGCGCTGCGGCAGATCGACTGGATCCTGACCGGCGGCCAGCGCGTCGGCGTGGTCGGCCCCAACGGTTGCGGCAAGTCGACCCTGCTCAAGCTGGTGGCCGGCCGGTTGGCACCGGCAGCCGGGCGCTGCGAACGCGCGGTCGCGACGGCCTACCTGGATCAGTCCCTGGCGGACCTGGACCCGCAGCGCACGGCGCTGGAACACCTGCGCGCGGCCAACGATCGTGAGGCCGAGGACGTACTGCGCACGCGCCTGGCGCAGGCAGGGCTGGATGCCCGCACGATCCACGTGCCGACCGGTGCCCTGAGCGGCGGCGAGCGCCTGAAGGCCGCGCTGGCCTGCGCGATCCATGCCGATCCGCCGGCGCAGCTGCTGCTGCTCGACGAACCGAGCAACCACCTGGACCTGGCCGCGGTCGAGGCGCTGGAGGTGATGCTGCGCCAGTATCCGGGCACCCTGGTCGTGGTCTCGCACGACGACCGCTTTCTCGACCAGCTGGCGCTGACGACGCGGCTGGCGGCGACGCCGCACGGCTGGCGGCTGGCGCCGTGGTAG
- a CDS encoding type 1 glutamine amidotransferase domain-containing protein, translating into MKTLLTAAALAIASAAAPPVAHAADTVLIVLSGEGRDQGKTRPGYEMDELAQAWLVFADNGLAVEVASPRGGAVEADRYDPKDPFNARLLADAGKTAQLADTRPTAALRAADYAAVYVVGGKGAVFDLPRDAALARLIGEIHAQGGIVAAVCHGPAVLTAVRDAGGRPLAAGRAMTGFSNEEETLFGKRWAKEYPFLLEDRLREQGARWSEAAPMLPHVVVDGGLITGQNPYSTLGVAEALVRATGRTPVARTPSRDERSMAVAQQALRGEAAAARAALAADVDTYHVQLIGMLGYYQLQAADGDAAVRDAVTLMTLAEPHFAEPRLQVAIADGEWRLGRSGPARERLQRVLAQHPQMDEAKQLMARIDG; encoded by the coding sequence ATGAAGACCTTGCTGACCGCCGCCGCGCTGGCCATCGCCAGTGCCGCCGCGCCCCCGGTCGCCCACGCCGCCGACACCGTGCTGATCGTCCTCAGCGGCGAAGGTCGCGACCAGGGCAAGACCCGCCCCGGCTACGAGATGGATGAGCTGGCCCAGGCCTGGCTGGTCTTCGCCGACAACGGCCTGGCGGTGGAGGTGGCCAGTCCGCGCGGTGGCGCGGTGGAGGCGGACCGCTACGACCCGAAGGACCCGTTCAATGCGCGCCTGCTGGCCGATGCCGGCAAGACCGCGCAGCTCGCCGACACGCGCCCGACCGCGGCGCTGCGCGCGGCCGACTACGCCGCCGTGTATGTCGTCGGCGGCAAGGGCGCGGTGTTCGACCTGCCTCGCGATGCGGCGCTGGCGCGCCTGATCGGCGAGATCCACGCGCAGGGCGGCATCGTCGCCGCGGTCTGCCATGGCCCCGCCGTGCTGACCGCCGTGCGCGACGCCGGTGGCCGGCCGCTGGCCGCCGGCCGCGCGATGACCGGTTTCAGCAACGAGGAGGAAACCCTCTTCGGCAAGCGCTGGGCCAAGGAGTACCCGTTCCTGCTCGAGGACCGCCTGCGCGAGCAGGGCGCCCGCTGGAGCGAGGCGGCGCCGATGCTGCCGCACGTGGTGGTGGACGGCGGCCTGATCACCGGCCAGAACCCCTACTCCACCCTCGGCGTCGCCGAGGCGCTGGTCCGCGCCACCGGCCGCACGCCGGTCGCCCGCACGCCCTCGCGCGACGAGCGCAGCATGGCCGTGGCCCAGCAGGCACTGCGCGGCGAGGCCGCCGCGGCCCGCGCCGCGCTGGCCGCCGACGTGGACACATATCACGTGCAGCTGATCGGCATGCTCGGCTACTACCAGTTGCAGGCCGCCGACGGCGACGCCGCGGTGCGCGACGCCGTCACCCTGATGACCCTGGCCGAGCCGCATTTCGCCGAGCCGCGGCTGCAGGTGGCGATCGCCGACGGCGAGTGGCGGCTCGGCCGGTCCGGCCCGGCGCGCGAGCGGCTGCAGCGCGTGCTGGCGCAGCACCCGCAGATGGACGAAGCTAAACAGCTGATGGCCCGCATCGACGGCTG